From the genome of Biomphalaria glabrata chromosome 1, xgBioGlab47.1, whole genome shotgun sequence, one region includes:
- the LOC106074356 gene encoding uncharacterized protein LOC106074356 isoform X2 — protein MGKLDVKSLRYLTREDFRVLIAVEMGMKNHELVPPALVAAIAHLPTGGSHKKLRELHKHGLVAYEQGNKRYSGYRLTNAGYDFLALKVLTDKNVISSVGNQIGVGKESDVYIVADDEEKQYALKLHRLGRTCFRQIKNKRDYMKYRKSASWLYLGRLAATKEFAYMKALYDTGFPVPKPFESNRHAVVMELLNGYPMCQIHKLSDPGSVYDECMELLVKLGNYGLIHGDFNEFNLMVDDKDHITMIDFPQMISTSHCNAEMYFDRDVQCIRTFFAKRFNYESELFPTFSDLKRIGTLDVEIAASGFTKDLSDAFDETMTNMGLLETNESMQKVKVDKSSEDSDDCEDDKDSPNNIEEDCEKNFDEDRRDDDDDDENSVPPGKDPRILKWLAQSDCNTLADERNEEIGLSEHPDLCVETQKLDSTNHLSTDSIKELNKETSMLCEQSNTMSLADTQNKDLEKLEQNEDEDLINLRLSNLNIRPFRNEDSQHHVNECHKKKESGSVATHSIACSSIAPEIARSRIRSQAKRKQQAQLARRVRKSGEASLFTQLRRDTQDDIKQSLDAVWF, from the exons GTTGAGATGGGAATGAAAAACCATGAGCTTGTTCCTCCAGCATTAGTTGCAGCTATTGCTCATCTTCCAACTGGTGGAAGCCATAAAAAACTAAGAGAGCTTCACAAGCATGGACTAGTTGCTTATGAGCAAGGCAACAAAAGAT aTAGTGGTTACCGTTTAACAAATGCTGGTTATGACTTTCTGGCTCTCAAAGTTTTGACAGACAAAAATGTGATATCCTCAGTTGGCAATCAAATTGGTGTGGGTAAAGAATCAG ATGTTTACATAGTTGCAGATGATGAAGAGAAACAGTATGCATTAAAACTTCACAG ACTAGGACGCACATGCTTTaggcaaataaaaaataaacgtgACTATATGAAGTATCGCAAATCTGCATCTTGGTTATACCTTGGAAGACTAGCAGCAACAAAGGAGTTTGCTTATATGAAG GCATTGTATGACACAGGCTTTCCAGTTCCAAAGCCATTTGAAAGTAATCGACATGCTGTTGTTATGGAACTTTTAAATGGATACCCAAT GTGTCAGATACATAAGTTATCAGATCCTGGTTCAGTATATGATGAGTGCATGGAGCTTTTGGTTAAACTTGGCAACTATGGACTTATTCATGGAGACTTTAATGAGTTTAATTTGATGGTTGATGATAAAGACCATATAACAATGATTGATTTCCCACAGATGATATCCACATCTCATTGCAATGCAGAAAT GTATTTTGACAGAGATGTACAATGTATACGCACCTTTTTTGCAAAAAGATTTAACTATGAAAGTGAACTGTTTCCCACGTTTTCAGATTTAAA GAGAATAGGAACATTGGATGTAGAGATTGCAGCAAGTGGCTTTACTAAAGATTTGTCAGATGCATTTGATgaa ACAATGACAAACATGGGCCTGCTAGAGACTAATGAATCTATGCAAAAAGTGAAAGTCGATAAGTCAAGTGAAGATAGTGATGACTGTGAAGATGATAAAGATAGTCCTAACAACATTGAAGAAGATTGCGAGAAAAATTTTGATGAAGATAGacgtgatgatgatgatgatgacgaaaATTCAGTTCCCCCAGGCAAAGACCCAAGAATTCTTAAATGGTTGGCACAATCAGACTGCAATACTTTAGCTGatgaaagaaatgaagaaataggCCTCAGTGAACATCCagatctatgtgtagaaactcAGAAACTAGATAGCACTAACCATCTATCTACTGATTCAATTAAAGAACTGAATAAAGAAACCTCAATGCTTTGTGAACAATCGAATACAATGTCACTGGCAGACACGCAAAATAAAGATCTCGAAAAACTTGAACAAAATGAAGATGAAGATTTGATAAATCTTAGACTTTCTAACCTCAACATAAGAcctttcagaaatgaagacaGTCAGCATCATGTCAATGAATGCCATAAAAAAAAGGAGTCTGGATCAGTAGCAACACATAGTATTGCCTGTTCTAGTATAGCACCTGAAATAGCTAGGAGTCGAATAAGAAGTCAAGCTAAACGCAAGCAGCAGGCACAACTGGCCAGACGTGTGAGAAAGAGTGGTGAAGCCTCTTTATTTACTCAATTACGTCGTGACACACAGGATGACATAAAACAGTCTTTAGATGCtgtatggttttaa